A single Pseudomonas sp. DC1.2 DNA region contains:
- a CDS encoding DUF2934 domain-containing protein: protein MSTDDKRIREFAYQIWESEGQPEGHEARHWEMARKLAEAEALAPKKSPKAAASKTAASKAPAGKADVKAVEPKTKAKPAAASKVVPPGEKAAEKKPRTTRKPPAV from the coding sequence ATGAGCACCGACGATAAACGCATCCGCGAATTCGCCTATCAGATCTGGGAGTCCGAAGGTCAGCCCGAAGGCCATGAAGCTCGCCATTGGGAGATGGCGCGCAAACTGGCCGAAGCCGAAGCCTTGGCCCCTAAAAAATCGCCCAAAGCCGCGGCAAGCAAAACCGCTGCGAGCAAGGCACCTGCCGGCAAGGCGGATGTGAAAGCGGTCGAGCCGAAAACCAAGGCTAAACCTGCTGCCGCGTCGAAAGTAGTTCCGCCGGGTGAAAAAGCCGCCGAGAAAAAGCCTCGAACAACGCGCAAACCACCCGCTGTCTAA
- the glgX gene encoding glycogen debranching protein GlgX, translating into MTHPKKVAAPESQVEASRIREGLPFPLGATWDGLGVNFALFSANATKVELCIFDNTGEVELERIELPEYTDEIYHGYLPDAHPGLIYGYRVYGPYDPANGHRFNHHKLLIDPYAKQLVGELKWSEALFGYTIGHPDADLSFDERDSAPFVPKCKVIDPAHTWGNDQRVSVPWDKTIIYETHVRGISMRHPSVPENVRGTFAGLMVDDVLEHIRKLGVSSIELLPIHAFVNDQHLLHKGMTNYWGYNSIAFFAPDPRYLASGKIAEFKEMVAHLHDANLEVILDVVYNHTAEGNEQGPTLSMRGIDNASYYRLMPDDKRFYINDSGTGNTLDLSHPCVLQMVTDSLRYWATEMHVDGFRFDLATILGRYHDGFDERHSFLVACRQDPVLRQVKMIAEPWDCGPGGYQVGKFPPGWVEWNDKFRDTVRAFWKGDDGQLADFASRMTASGEMFNQRGRRPYSSVNFITAHDGFTLNDLVSYNDKHNEANDENNQDGSNNNLSWNHGVEGPTDDPQINALRQRQMRNFFATLLLSQGTPMLVAGDEFARTQDGNNNAYCQDSDIGWVNWDLSEDGKALLKFVKRLIKLRLAYPILRRGRFLVGNYNEDIGVKDVTWLAPGGSEMSIEQWQDSHGRCMGMLLDGRAQETGIRRKGGDATLLLVVNAHHDIVNFTLPQVPDGGFWTCMIDTNQPSIRGQERFEFGHEYSVTGRSLLLFELQHEEDE; encoded by the coding sequence ATGACCCATCCAAAGAAAGTCGCCGCGCCGGAGTCTCAAGTCGAGGCCTCGCGAATCCGTGAAGGTTTGCCCTTCCCGCTCGGCGCGACCTGGGATGGCCTGGGGGTGAACTTCGCGCTGTTCTCCGCCAACGCCACCAAGGTCGAACTGTGTATCTTCGACAACACCGGCGAGGTGGAACTCGAGCGCATTGAACTGCCGGAATACACCGACGAGATCTACCATGGCTACTTGCCCGACGCTCACCCAGGGCTGATCTACGGCTACCGTGTCTATGGGCCATACGACCCGGCCAACGGCCATCGCTTCAACCACCACAAGCTGCTGATCGACCCGTATGCCAAGCAACTGGTCGGTGAATTGAAATGGTCGGAAGCGCTCTTCGGCTACACCATCGGCCATCCCGACGCCGACCTCAGTTTCGACGAGCGTGACAGTGCGCCCTTCGTGCCGAAATGCAAAGTGATCGACCCAGCCCACACCTGGGGCAACGATCAACGCGTCAGCGTGCCGTGGGACAAAACCATCATTTATGAAACTCATGTCCGCGGCATCAGCATGCGTCATCCCTCGGTCCCCGAGAATGTGCGCGGCACCTTCGCTGGGTTGATGGTCGATGACGTGCTGGAACACATCCGCAAACTGGGCGTGTCGAGCATTGAGCTGCTGCCGATTCACGCCTTTGTCAATGACCAACACTTGCTCCACAAAGGCATGACCAACTATTGGGGCTACAACAGCATCGCCTTTTTCGCCCCGGACCCACGTTACCTGGCCAGCGGCAAAATCGCCGAGTTCAAGGAGATGGTTGCGCACCTGCACGACGCCAATCTGGAAGTGATCCTCGATGTGGTCTACAACCACACCGCCGAGGGCAACGAGCAAGGCCCGACCCTCTCCATGCGCGGCATCGACAACGCGTCCTACTACCGTTTGATGCCCGACGACAAACGCTTCTACATCAATGATTCCGGCACCGGCAACACCTTGGACCTGAGTCACCCGTGCGTGCTGCAAATGGTCACCGACTCGCTGCGTTACTGGGCAACAGAAATGCACGTAGACGGTTTTCGCTTCGACCTGGCGACCATCCTCGGACGCTACCACGACGGTTTTGACGAACGTCACAGCTTCCTGGTGGCCTGCCGCCAAGACCCAGTATTGCGCCAGGTAAAAATGATTGCCGAGCCGTGGGACTGCGGTCCTGGCGGTTACCAAGTAGGTAAATTTCCGCCGGGCTGGGTCGAATGGAACGACAAGTTTCGCGACACCGTGCGCGCGTTCTGGAAAGGCGACGACGGCCAACTCGCGGACTTCGCCAGCCGCATGACCGCGTCCGGCGAGATGTTCAACCAACGGGGTCGGCGGCCGTATTCGTCGGTGAACTTCATCACCGCTCACGACGGTTTCACCCTAAACGATCTAGTGTCGTACAACGACAAACACAACGAAGCCAACGACGAGAACAACCAGGACGGCAGCAACAACAACCTGTCCTGGAACCACGGTGTCGAAGGCCCGACAGATGACCCACAGATCAACGCACTGCGCCAGCGCCAGATGCGCAACTTCTTCGCCACACTGCTGCTCTCCCAAGGCACGCCCATGCTGGTCGCTGGCGACGAATTCGCACGCACTCAGGACGGCAACAACAATGCCTATTGCCAGGACAGCGACATTGGCTGGGTCAACTGGGACTTGAGTGAAGACGGCAAGGCCTTGCTCAAATTCGTCAAACGCCTGATCAAGTTGCGCCTGGCCTACCCGATCCTGCGGCGCGGGCGTTTTTTGGTGGGCAACTATAACGAAGACATCGGCGTCAAGGACGTCACGTGGCTGGCCCCTGGCGGCAGCGAGATGAGCATTGAGCAATGGCAGGACAGTCATGGTCGCTGCATGGGTATGTTGCTCGACGGCCGCGCGCAGGAAACCGGTATTCGGCGCAAGGGCGGCGATGCGACGTTGCTGCTGGTGGTCAACGCTCATCACGACATCGTCAATTTCACGCTGCCGCAAGTGCCTGACGGCGGGTTCTGGACCTGCATGATCGACACTAATCAACCGTCAATTCGCGGCCAGGAACGCTTCGAGTTTGGTCATGAATATTCGGTCACCGGCCGTTCGCTGCTGCTGTTCGAATTGCAGCATGAGGAAGACGAGTGA
- a CDS encoding acyl-CoA dehydrogenase: MDLQAFLQREIADCNNTAALGHGLSALVQAGLDQLPLPGSGRTLERFQRLAHVGGHDLGLCKLYEGHTDALAIIQQLGGSSTPAGTWGMWAAEPPHAKVRFSPQGQRGVLNGRKAWCSGATVLSHALLTAWDDQDRQQLVAVALDQPGVTLTTDGWHAVGMAATGSVEVLFEGAAAQAIGNPGDYLQRPGFWQGGIGIAACWYGAAQSLAERLRAHCAQRLEPHALAHLGAVDSALCAAAEVLRASAVSIDAAPLADAEHLARRARAVVEHSAERVIQHVGHALGAGPYCKDRQFARLMADLPVFLRQSHAERDLAALGKKVINEAWTL; the protein is encoded by the coding sequence ATGGACCTTCAGGCATTTCTGCAACGTGAGATAGCCGACTGCAACAACACCGCAGCACTAGGTCATGGCCTCAGTGCCTTGGTCCAGGCCGGGCTCGATCAACTCCCGCTGCCTGGCAGTGGCCGGACGCTGGAGCGGTTTCAGCGCCTGGCCCACGTCGGCGGTCACGACCTGGGTTTGTGCAAGTTGTACGAAGGGCACACCGACGCGCTGGCGATCATCCAGCAACTGGGTGGCTCGTCAACGCCTGCGGGTACGTGGGGCATGTGGGCCGCCGAACCGCCACACGCCAAGGTTCGGTTCAGCCCGCAGGGTCAGAGGGGCGTGCTCAATGGACGCAAGGCCTGGTGCTCGGGTGCGACAGTGCTCAGCCATGCCTTGCTGACGGCCTGGGACGACCAGGACCGTCAGCAATTGGTCGCGGTAGCGCTCGACCAACCCGGCGTTACGCTCACCACTGACGGTTGGCACGCCGTAGGCATGGCCGCGACGGGCAGCGTCGAGGTGCTGTTTGAAGGCGCCGCTGCGCAGGCCATTGGCAACCCCGGCGATTACCTGCAACGTCCCGGTTTCTGGCAGGGCGGGATCGGCATTGCCGCCTGCTGGTACGGCGCAGCGCAGAGCCTTGCCGAACGCTTGCGTGCGCACTGCGCACAACGCCTGGAACCGCATGCCTTGGCTCATTTGGGTGCGGTGGACAGCGCGCTGTGCGCCGCCGCCGAGGTGCTGCGGGCCAGTGCCGTGAGTATTGACGCGGCGCCCCTGGCCGATGCCGAACATCTGGCGCGGCGTGCCAGGGCGGTCGTCGAGCACAGCGCCGAACGGGTCATCCAACATGTTGGCCACGCCCTCGGCGCTGGCCCCTATTGCAAGGATCGGCAGTTCGCCCGACTGATGGCAGACCTCCCGGTGTTCTTGCGACAAAGCCATGCCGAGCGGGATCTCGCCGCCCTCGGCAAAAAAGTCATCAATGAGGCATGGACGCTATGA